A stretch of Babesia bigemina genome assembly Bbig001, chromosome : III DNA encodes these proteins:
- a CDS encoding RHOMBOID-RELATED, putative, which translates to MADSQTWDTEQRRQQAAIRTRMGWSNCMPNCVEALYTRLDNIAKSVRHCIRKEPSGDPKTGSFAILKSSLVIYIVVFLFSLVINKTTFHGRCIGRVDYSLTDINAPYYSPLGYSACEHNTNSAADSISFYSNGEDNGYPSIGALELNASFSAYYGPKWRTLNILGCADTNYIRHYGEWFRMFTAIALHGGWLHLLNNSVAQVIIFYVIEPEWGFLRTLVGYLVTGYGGYLVGVVFVPCLKQVGSSGIQLGFIGAIVPYCVEHWYAMGSPELILFLSLTIFVVDFAAMDKTVSAHIHVGGYIFGLLYGFATIKSVALFDRGVPYQRFVIRYFSRWMSDAKKAQYIRAIAKSSQSEALARFQYESEAKANERHWGCIKHIMGIYPFGPHRMRRRDIITRVTALTIMAFMALFLFLGLYDESTYTSVITNMTGIFSSACTCCYIKRDATNAYQALQVEFLKGRYFCFSSIEYAERYCVEL; encoded by the exons ATGGCGGATTCTCAAACGTGGGATACGGAGCAGAGGCGCCAACAAGCAGCGATCCGTACAAGAATGGGATGGAGTAATTGCATGCCAAACTGTGTGGAGGCGCTGTATACGCGCTTAGATAACATTGCGAAGAGTGTTAGGCATTGCATTAGAAAGGAACCATCTGGAGACCCCAAAACGGGGAGTTTTGCCATACTTAAGAGCTCCCTTGTTATCTATATCGTAGTATTTTTGTTCAG CCTCGTCATAAACAAAACAACGTTCCATGGTAGGTGTATAGGGCGCGTTGATTACAGTCTTACGGACATAAACGCGCCATATTACTCACCGCTGGGGTACAGCGCCTGTGAGCACAATACCAACAGCGCGGCAGACAGCATCAGCTTCTACTCCAACGGCGAGGACAACGGTTACCCGTCCATAGGTGCCCTTGAGCTCAATGCCTCATTTTCCGCGTATTACGGGCCCAAATGGCGCACGCTGAACATTCTGGGTTGCGCAGATACCAACTATATAAGGCACTACGGCGAGTGGTTCCGGATGTTTACCGCAATCGCGCTGCACGGTGGATGGCTCCATCTATTGAATAACTCTGTGGCACAGGTCATCATATTTTACGTCATTGAGCCG GAGTGGGGATTCCTCCGTACGCTGGTAGGGTACCTCGTTACAGGTTACGGTGGGTACCTGGTTGGCGTGGTGTTCGTGCCCTGCCTCAAGCAGGTCGGTTCTTCGGGAATACAGTTAGGGTTCATTGGTGCAATAGTGCCATATTGCGTGGAGCATTGGTATGCCATGGGCTCCCCCGAACTCATTCTATTCCTAAGTCTGACGATTTTCGTGGTGGATTTCGCTGCTATGGACAAAACTGTCAGCGCTCACATCCATGTG GGCGGGTACATTTTCGGTCTCCTATACGGTTTTGCGACCATCAAATCGGTGGCTCTTTTTGACAGAGGTGTTCCTTATCAGCGTTTTGTGATAAGGTACTTCTCTAGATGGATGAGTGATGCCAAGAAGGCACAGTACATTCGCGCTATTGCCAAATCGAGCCAAAGTGAAGCACTTGCCAGGTTCCAATACGAGTCCGAAGCCAAGGCCAACGAGCGGCATTGGGGTTGCATCAAACATATAATGGGAATTTATCCATTCGGTCCACATCGCATGAGGCGTCGCGACATCATTACTAGGGTCACAGCGCTCACCATTATG GCATTTATGGCGCTATTCCTATTCCTGGGATTGTACGATGAATCTACATATACAAGCGTAATCACAAACATGACGGGTATATTCAGCAGTGCGTGCACTTGCTGTTACATCAAAAGAGATGCAACTAATGCATACCAAGCACTTCAAGTTGAGTTTTTGAAGGGGAGATACTTCTGTTTTAGTTCTATAGAATACGCTGAACGCTACTGCGTGGAATTGTAG
- a CDS encoding 60S ribosomal protein L18ae, putative, with protein MVKRSDAKRKPSLSQNLTHYHVVGRAAPSKKNPNPLIYRMNIFAKNAVLAKGRFWYFMRKLQKAKRSGGEILACNVLLEPKPTKVKNYGVLLRYECRTGIHNMYKEYRDTTLTGAISQMYGEMAGRDKARASCIQIIRAREIADADCRKVRTTQLHNTKLKFPILRPQPLVTKADRETFADHRPSLSL; from the coding sequence ATGGTGAAGCGTAGCGACGCGAAGAGGAAGCCCTCCCTTAGCCAGAACCTCACCCACTACCACGTGGTTGGCAGGGCGGCGCCTTCGAAGAAGAACCCCAACCCTCTGATTTACCGTATGAACATCTTCGCGAAGAACGCCGTGCTCGCGAAGGGCCGCTTCTGGTACTTTATGCGCAAGCTGCAGAAGGCTAAGCGTTCCGGCGGTGAGATTCTGGCCTGCAACGTGCTCCTGGAGCCCAAGCCCACCAAGGTGAAGAATTACGGTGTGCTGTTGCGCTACGAGTGCCGCACCGGAATCCACAACATGTACAAGGagtaccgcgacaccaccCTGACGGGCGCCATTTCCCAGATGTACGGTGAGATGGCCGGCCGTGACAAGGCGCGCGCCAGCTGCATCCAGATCATTCGCGCCCGCGAAATCGCCGATGCCGACTGCCGCAAGGTTCGCACCACCCAGCTTCACAACACGAAGCTCAAGTTCCCAATTCTGAGGCCGCAGCCGCTCGTGACCAAGGCCGACCGGGAGACGTTCGCGGACCACAGACCATCGCTTTCTCTCTGA
- a CDS encoding ATP synthase subunit C family protein, putative — MAPIQRLFASALARNSHLTSPLGARFLSQVPSFQRFDARQQTRPTAAELPKSLYIHQNGIQNALLTNFANRGNMASLAPFNNKFGARYDGGIATLGAAVALMSVGGVAQGIGNLFAALVSGTARNPSIKEDLFTYTLIGMGFLEFLGIVCVLMSAIMMYS; from the exons ATGGCACCCATCCAACGTCTTTTTGCCAGCGCCCTCGCGAGGAATTCGCACCTCACCAGCCCGCTCGGAGCGCGCTTCTTGTCCCAGGTGCCCAGCTTCCAGAGATTCGACGCTAGGCAGCAGACCAGGCCCACCGCCGCGGAGCTCCCCAAATCCCTGTACATCCACCAGAATGGCATCCAGAATGCGCTGCTCACGAACTTCGCAAACAGG GGCAACATGGCGAGTCTCGCGCCATTCAACAACAAGTTCGGCGCCAGGTACGACGGAGGCATCGCCACGCTCGGTGCCGCTGTCGCGCTGATGTCCGTCGGAGGTGTCGCCCAGGGTATCGGCAACCTGTTCGCAGCCTTGGTTTCCGGCACTGCCCGCAACCCATCCATCAAGGAGGACCTGTTCACCTACACCCTCATCGGTATGGGTTTCCTCGAGTTCCTTGGCATCGTTTGTGTCCTCATGAGCGCCATCATGATGTACTCGTAA
- a CDS encoding RNA recognition motif domain containing protein, putative has product MAKEAKKTKKQEIAAVEGSNATTSSESTKAVKGKKADKKRSWFSFGTKKDSSSSEDENPKEAMVQKPVAAQGSDGSDSESDTEFVVLPKGKSAKSAAKKSNASAGADQKKGKDVEKSTDASGAKKASAKKAAPKKDVIVEEKPVDSSEDDSDDTDSSEEIVPAKVAPKAEKPSPAKQDDSDEDDSDDEDSDDSDSEDEESEESSEEDEKSAKVDQKALKKAEEDSEDSDDSDESSDEEALPAKTSPKMEKKQEQKPAGDDSDDDSDDDSDDEDDDSDDEDSDDDDSDDSEDVVMAPAKTTGGKEKKAKEEQSNKMDVDGESDDSDEDEDSSDEDSDDEDEDDEDSEESSEEEEEEEKKKAEAEENEDGADGDDEEESDDSSDDEMVKPTPPPAAKAQKESKKPAKNAEKESDSAAGKAKGGRNEIYCGGLPFQITEEEVKELFESDCGPIVRINILQRKGIAFITFASDEAAQKAVEYNDTTYQGRTLKINITADRPKPARQPGFGEQDDVPQSGTEVCIRNLSYNSTEEGLRELFSECGEVVRCVIPKFEDTGKSMGRCFIGFASEEAAAKAVEYDNTEIDGRTVSIQYARPRAPRGDFRGGRGGFGGGRGRGNMGGRGGNRGGRGGFGGNRGRGGFGGRGGFGGNRGRGGFGGGSGDFKRRNDGGSIEIDPKKPKSIVFNDSD; this is encoded by the exons ATGGCCAAGGAAGCGAAGAAGACAAAGAAGCAAG AAATTGCCGCTGTGGAAGGCAGCAACGCCACCACGTCGTCCGAGTCCACGAAGGCTGTGAAGGGCAAGAAGGCCGACAAGAAGCGGTCGTGGTTCTCCTTCGGAACGAAGAAggactccagcagctcggaAGACGAAAACCCCAAGGAGGCCATGGTGCAGAAGCCGGTTGCCGCCCAAGGCTCAGACGGGTCTGATTCCGAATCGGACACTGAGTTCGTCGTCTTGCCCAAGGGGAAGTCGGCGAAATCAGCCGCAAAGAAAAGCAACGCTAGCGCTGGTGCCGACCAAAAGAAGGGCAAAGATGTGGAAAAGTCAACCGACGCTAGTGGTGCTAAGAAGGCGTCCGCCAAGAAAGCTGCACCGAAGAAGGACGTGATCGTGGAAGAGAAGCCGGTCGACAGTTCGGAGGACGACAGTGATGACACCGATTCAAGCGAAGAAATCGTGCCTGCCAAGGTTGCGCCTAAGGCTGAGAAGCCCAGCCCAGCCAAGCAGGACGACTCCGACGAGGAtgacagcgatgacgagGACAGTGACGACAGCGACTCTGAGGATGAAGAGTCCGAAGAATCGTCGGAGGAAGACGAAAAGAGCGCCAAAGTCGACCAAAAGGCCCTGAAAAAGGCCGAGGAAGACTCGGAGGATTCCGATGACTCCGATGAATCGTCAGATGAAGAAGCATTGCCTGCGAAGACATCCCCTAAGATGGAGAAGAAACAGGAACAGAAGCCGGCCGGTGACGACAGTGATGACGACAGCGACGAtgacagcgatgacgaggatgacgaCAGTGACGATGAGGACAGTGATGACGATGACAGCGACGATTCTGAGGACGTAGTGATGGCCCCTGCCAAAACTACGGGCGGAAAAGAGAAGAAGGCCAAGGAAGAGCAGAGCAACAAGATGGACGTCGACGGCGAAAgcgacgacagcgatgaagaCGAGGATTCTTCGGATGAGGACAGTGATGACGAAGACGAGGACGATGAGGATTCCGAAGAGTCTTcagaggaggaggaagaagaagagAAGAAGAAAGCTGAAGCTGAAGAAAATGAAGACGGAGCAGAtggcgacgacgaggaggagagcGACGACTCTTCTGACGACGAAATGGTCAAGCCAACCCCCCCTCCCGCTGCCAAGGCGCAGAAAGAGTCGAAGAAGCCCGCCAAAAATGCCGAGAAAGAAAGTG ACTCAGCCGCCGGCAAGGCCAAGGGTGGAAGAAACGAGATTTACTGCGGTGGCCTGCCCTTCCAGATTACTGAGGAGGAGGTCAAGGAGCTCTTCGAGTCTGACTGCGGCCCCATCGTCCGCATCAACATCTTGCAACGCAAGGGAATTGCCTTCATCACGTTTGCCAGCGATGAAGCCGCCCAGAAGGCCGTCGAGTACAACGACACCACCTACCAGGGAAGGACTCTGAAAATCAACATCACGGCAGACCGTCCCAAGCCTGCACGCCAGCCGGGCTTCGGcgagcaggatgacgtCCCCCAAAGCGGAACGGAAGTCTGCATCCGCAACCTCAGCTACAACTCAACTGAGGAGGGCCTGCGGGAGCTGTTCTCTGAGTGCGGTGAGGTGGTGCGCTGCGTCATCCCCAAGTTCGAGGACACCGGCAAGAGCATGGGACGCTGCTTCATTGGGTTTGCCAGCGAGGAGGCTGCGGCTAAAGCCGTAGAGTACGACAACACTGAGATCGACGGCAGGACTGTCAGCATCCAGTACGCCCGCCCGAGGGCCCCCAGAGGAGACTTCCGCGGTGGTCGCGGCGGCTTTGGAGGAGGCCGTGGCCGTGGGAACATGGGAGGCCGCGGAGGGAACCGTGGCGGTCGTGGAGGATTTGGTGGGAAccgtggccgtggcggcttcGGCGGCAGGGGTGGATTCGGAGGCAACCGCGGTCGCGGAGGCTTCGGCGGTGGCTCTGGAGATTTCAAGCGCAGGAACGATGGCGGCAGCATCGAGATCGACCCTAAGAAACCCAAGTCGATTGTCTTCAACGACTCGGATTAA
- a CDS encoding PITH domain-containing protein C, producing MHFSGCGCKAEHELGTSAACLRSQIDLDGVRVFNSDASPESGNLVFKPYNSRLSEETLRSDPASDNELLFTLRFYNPSDVAQLLVVNDTTQVLHVRLYANRQHFDFSDVEDVTPTQELDLPPDAHGSFLHKLSFTKFKDVSDLALHFSGEEPIELRYIGLRGKSRVQQANVVDAKYELVPTASFQESLAEVKNFKYV from the coding sequence ATGCATTTCTCTGGTTGCGGCTGCAAGGCGGAACATGAGCTTGGCACCAGTGCGGCCTGTTTGCGCAGCCAGATTGACTTGGACGGGGTGAGGGTATTCAACAGCGACGCGAGCCCCGAGAGCGGCAACTTGGTCTTCAAACCGTACAACAGCCGTCTTTCCGAGGAGACTTTGCGGAGCGACCCGGCTTCCGACAACGAGCTGCTCTTCACACTCCGATTTTACAACCCCAGCGACGTCGCACAACTTTTGGTGGTTAACGACACAACTCAAGTGCTGCACGTGCGCCTGTACGCCAACAGGCAGCACTTCGACTTCAGCGACGTGGAGGACGTGACTCCTACCCAGGAGCTGGACCTTCCGCCCGACGCGCATGGCTCATTCTTGCACAAGCTGTCGTTCACCAAGTTTAAGGACGTCTCAGACCTGGCTTTGCACTTCTCCGGGGAGGAGCCCATCGAGCTGCGCTACATTGGCCTTCGGGGCAAGTCGCGGGTGCAGCAGGCGAACGTGGTTGATGCTAAGTATGAGCTGGTGCCCACTGCGTCGTTCCAAGAATCGCTTGCGGAGGTGAAAAACTTTAAGTACGTGTGA
- a CDS encoding membrane protein, putative — MAGHLTCSIKAFVAFLYAVYFVYLLTPLITRLAPFDSAGITQLIRSGLCTSSFTQDWAGSVWSCKDTRGARDGFVHVEDVSFFTNGGAAGATLVRTTKTKDGVTVDEIPSVTHAAYELLRICQKVERPLKRQSETQMHGLNLLKDVCPFLAAHIARNMPDKTLVSDTDDTWELVRVLLSTVGNVKGVAVTKFLSRLEVAHDKEHTSPKQRAGDQHIINIMRPVVTYLAENAEHRLPAEKITSSKLIKTQSPLSHVAQYAIPTFLAPALGGAKESVIRLFTTFPEAAAMFIFAIQRKLASYPRLAAATVEDRLVLLGIFIASLQVMTTTTFDSLDAFANIASKTGVDWTSRAPLDEFWDLVAKDKRSRALVFNMLRRAEALTVDPEFFGAMTYNVEIAARVTDHVLATYGLKANTPLERSSLIENVVYHMVQMCRFCVVDADNTGNLSLQEFIGTLMGEEDAKVFREHVSQVSDQQYNLFVRYNFDFINGRVKMAKLHNRKALEAINEKYNEVLDTFMVVDTDASGEVSLEEFIQHAYVTTPLTALDMTR, encoded by the coding sequence ATGGCGGGCCACCTAACGTGCAGTATAAAGGCGTTTGTGGCGTTCCTGTATGCCGTGTACTTCGTGTACCTCCTGACTCCCCTGATAACACGGTTGGCGCCATTCGACAGTGCTGGGATCACGCAGCTCATACGAAGTGGTCTCTGCACCAGCAGTTTCACGCAAGATTGGGCTGGGAGCGTTTGGAGCTGTAAAGACACGAGAGGTGCGAGGGACGGTTTCGTACATGTAGAGGACGTTTCATTCTTCACGAATGGCGGGGCCGCCGGGGCGACGCTGGTGAGAACCACCAAAACAAAGGATGGCGTTACCGTGGATGAAATACCCAGCGTCACTCACGCCGCATACGAACTCCTCCGCATATGTCAGAAGGTTGAGCGGCCACTAAAGCGGCAGTCGGAGACACAAATGCATGGcctcaacctgctcaaGGACGTATGCCCCTTTTTGGCGGCTCATATCGCTAGAAACATGCCGGACAAAACACTCGTCAGCGACACGGATGACACCTGGGAGCTTGTTCGCGTCTTGCTGTCAACGGTCGGCAATGTTAAGGGAGTGGCCGTGACTAAGTTCCTGTCGCGGTTGGAGGTGGCCCACGACAAGGAACACACATCGCCTAAACAAAGGGCCGGCGACCAACACATCATCAACATTATGCGTCCAGTCGTGACGTACTTGGCGGAAAATGCGGAGCACCGCCTTCCTGCGGAAAAGATAACCTCCAGTAAACTGATAAAAACACAGTCGCCACTCTCCCATGTGGCGCAGTACGCGATTCCGACGTTTTTGGCACCCGCCCTCGGAGGGGCGAAAGAAAGCGTCATTAGGCTGTTTACCACATTCCCGGAGGCAGCCGCCATGTTCATATTCGCAATACAGCGTAAACTAGCGAGTTACCCGCgcctggcggcggcgaccgTGGAGGACAGGTTGGTCCTGCTGGGGATATTTATTGCTAGTTTGCAAGTCATGACAACAACCACGTTTGACTCGCTTGACGCTTTCGCGAACATAGCTTCCAAAACGGGCGTGGACTGGACGAGCAGGGCCCCCCTCGACGAGTTTTGGGATCTCGTCGCTAAAGACAAGCGGTCGAGAGCCCTTGTGTTTAATATGCTCAGAAGAGCAGAAGCGTTAACGGTAGATCCGGAATTTTTCGGCGCGATGACCTACAACGTGGAGATTGCCGCCAGGGTCACGGATCATGTATTGGCCACCTATGGCTTGAAGGCCAACACACCACTCGAACGGTCAAGTCTGATCGAGAATGTAGTCTACCACATGGTACAGATGTGCAGGTTCTGCGTGGTCGACGCGGACAACACGGGCAACCTGTCACTGCAGGAATTCATCGGTACACTAATGGGCGAGGAGGACGCGAAGGTCTTCAGAGAACACGTGAGCCAGGTGTCCGACCAACAATACAACTTGTTTGTTCGCTACAACTTTGATTTCATCAACGGACGGGTTAAAATGGCCAAGTTGCACAACAGGAAAGCCCTAGAAGCAATCAACGAGAAGTACAACGAGGTACTAGACACCTTCATGGTCGTCGACACCGACGCGTCGGGGGAGGTGTCCTTGGAAGAGTTTATCCAGCACGCGTATGTTACCACCCCGCTAACAGCACTCGACATGACCCGATGA
- a CDS encoding prenyltransferase and squalene oxidase repeat family protein, putative gives MDSIQDRMIRRARDVVSGLESCCASIDAIGAPSREVSTDGTIVLSEDESTIICKDGGELLASYMTYVCRGCDAQEARRLSAEMSESIQAQFLVERDCMALYSSVFARYLMQHLEGDVVSEPPPYDGTPCLSIAVEPLLRYRPARLVLSILSDFSITDGTVRLDSTKHGALFLRRIGTVACESSPLQREVHIRYITKHLTLCGPTRTVPLEHLNCAQPWIVYWSLHSLRILGVDISPYRERAINSLFGCWDKNGGGFGGGRGQIGHLATTYAAICCLKMLNAIPLLDTGKLRSFLFAMKQSDGSFTVHRGGERDVRGLYCAIASAVMADILDDELSEGVAARVAACQGYDGGISGEPLLESHAGYVYCGTAALKLLGRLDCIDVARLRRWCHMRQTPQLGFQGRPHKLVDVCYAFWIGGTLALLNDSADKPFNLSFLMLRAYILCISQCPSGGFRDKPDKAVDLYHTCYALSALDIISQPAGKCRIDLALNIIV, from the exons ATGGATTCTATCCAGGATCGTATGATCCGTCGTGCCCGCGACGTTGTGTCTGGCCTGGAATcctgctgcgccagcatCGACGCAATCGGTGCCCCTTCACGTGAG GTGTCTACTGATGGCACGATTGTATTATCGGAAG ACGAATCTACGATTATTTGCAAGGATGGAGGCGAGCTACTGGCGAGTTACATGACCTACGTGTGCCGGGGGTGCGACGCCCAGGAGGCCCGACGTTTGAGCGCTGAAATGTCGGAATCTATCCAAGCGCAGTTCCTCGTAGAGCGTGATTGCATGGCGTTGTATTCATCTGTTTTCGCTCGCTATTTAATGCAACATCTTGAAGGCGACGTTGTATCCGAGCCTCCACCTTACGACGGCACTCCATGCCTGAGCATCGCCGTAGAACCGCTGTTGCGTTACCGCCCTGCGCGGCTGGTATTGTCCATCCTCAGCGACTTCAGCATCACCGACGGAACCGTGCGCCTGGATTCGACGAAGCACGGTGCCTTGTTTTTGCGAAGAATCGGTACTGTGGCGTGCGAAAGCTCGCCATTGCAGCGTGAGGTGCACATTAGGTATATAACCAAGCACCTTACCCTATGTGGTCCTACCCGCACGGTGCCACTTGAGCACCTCAACTGTGCGCAGCCGTGGATTGTTTACTGGTCGCTGCACAGCCTGCGTATACTTGGGGTTGACATATCGCCGTACCGCGAACGTGCCATCAACAGTTTGTTTGGCTGCTGGGATAAAAATGGCGGCGGCTTTGGCGGAGGGAGAGGTCAGATCGGCCACTTGGCCACTACCTACGCCGCAATATGTTGCCTGAAGATGCTGAATGCGATTCCATTGTTGGACACGGGGAAGTTGCGCTCGTTCCTGTTCGCCATGAAACAGTCCGACGGCAGCTTCACCGTCCACCGTGGCGGCGAGCGCGACGTGCGCGGCCTTTATTGCGCCATCGCATCCGCTGTAATGGCGGACATATTAGACGACGAACTGTCCGAGGGCGTCGCGGCTCGCGTCGCTGCATGCCAAGGGTACGACGGTGGCATTTCTGGCGAGCCGCTCTTGGAATCCCACGCGGGTTACGTATACTGTGGTACTGCTGCACTCAAGCTGTTGGGTCGATTGGACTGCATAGATGTTGCACGGCTGCGTCGGTGGTGCCATATGCGCCAAACCCCCCAGCTGGGGTTCCAAGGGCGACCTCACAAGCTAGTTGACGTGTGCTATGCGTTCTGGATCGGCGGCACGCTTGCGTTGTTGAATGACTCCGCTGACAAACCCTTCAACCTGAGCTTCTTGATGTTGCGAGCCTACATTCTCTGCATTTCGCAGTGCCCCTCCGGCGGCTTCCGCGACAAGCCCGACAAGGCCGTCGACCTTTACCACACGTGCTACGCATTATCAGCTCTTGATATTATATCGCAACCTGCGGGGAAATGCCGCATAGACCTCGCCCTTAATATTATAGTCTGA
- a CDS encoding tubulin-tyrosine ligase family protein, putative: MVDMNYTDTASFKARMWPPHLYPAINHATTVRQRCSQTTKRSASIAPTRCKHPTNAAMRRKSFACSKDEQVLRRINDIIGFVDTMDTTKKDITSDDRSTCDSQTGISDQVPASNLVKLLSSRLHELSKLNQSRRTAKSRLANPVDNGIKATGHVAMSGVASNTALSHWGAGGSALAGGKCHDGNHRREYHGANMAWPYRAATLYKRPVINISSAKADAAILKEAAKRLRWDTCEVGAGGDIFWFSTCFTERMLKDQSKALFGITYKKVIVNRFANIQAATRKSLFACLTDIYVRYTEDDPCLYSLATCPKTYLFPKCNRKVLSEMRSGIPMILKPSTGSMGNGIKVVTCPERIPQTIARGDNYICQVYIARPMLLNGRKFDFRLYMVITNIGGGFHALLSTLGLARVCIHPYQLPDSNNCNDKFMHLTNYSINRHHARFQRSADVDDNAGHKRTMRSVLDTLSTTHGINSNEIWAKMVTLSEAAVSILYPTVQINSDPSDAYSFQIMGLDVLLDEDGKMWLLEINANPSLQYMYHENDTVKYDVVDQHVKVSLVEECLKLAHRLRCGSTNKEEMQAWIELRVRIPPEIGDVTALFAEYKSKYKEEDIQCDDWLRFCKDNGLVAAMQDSIQSEHGNKASNGKIDLQETKKIMKNIFLRTHTRRSLNGFPEFLSHMEAIATFIYKKMKYKDPEQLVAEVETEVQSADSQNRRRDHHNIRPAACLRKLVDHMQFYTDFRV, from the coding sequence ATGGTTGACATGAACTATACCGATACAGCAAGCTTCAAAGCCCGCATGTGGCCGCCGCACCTATACCCGGCCATCAACCATGCAACCACagtacgacagcgatgcaGCCAAACAACTAAACGTTCTGCTTCGATAGCTCCCACGCGATGTAAGCACCCAACAAATGCCGCAATGCGGCGAAAGTCGTTCGCTTGCTCTAAGGACGAACAGGTCCTGCGCCGCATCAACGACATAATCGGATTCGTAGACACCATGGACACGACCAAAAAAGATATAACCAGTGACGACAGGAGCACTTGTGATTCGCAAACTGGCATTTCAGACCAGGTGCCGGCGTCGAATCTCGTAAAATTGCTCTCCTCAAGGCTGCATGAGTTAAGCAAACTGAACCAGAGCAGACGGACAGCAAAATCGAGATTGGCGAACCCCGTTGATAATGGCATCAAGGCTACGGGGCATGTTGCAATGTCTGGTGTTGCCAGCAATACTGCGTTAAGTCATTGGGGTGCGGGTGGAAGCGCATTGGCTGGCGGAAAATGCCACGACGGGAACCACCGTAGGGAGTATCACGGGGCAAATATGGCATGGCCCTACCGCGCTGCAACTTTGTACAAGCGACCCGTAATCAACATATCGTCCGCAAAAGCAGATGCGGCGATCTTAAAAGAGGCTGCAAAAAGACTGAGGTGGGACACATGTGAAGTTGGAGCAGGTGGCGACATATTCTGGTTCTCCACTTGCTTCACGGAGCGCATGCTCAAAGATCAAAGCAAGGCGCTATTTGGAATAACCTATAAGAAGGTCATCGTCAACAGATTTGCAAACATACAGGCAGCAACGCGAAAGTCGTTGTTTGCATGCCTAACAGACATCTACGTCAGGTACACGGAAGACGACCCCTGTCTTTACAGTTTGGCAACATGCCCAAAGACATATCTCTTTCCCAAATGCAACAGAAAGGTCTTGAGTGAGATGCGGAGTGGCATCCCGATGATACTCAAGCCGTCCACGGGCTCTATGGGAAACGGTATCAAGGTCGTCACCTGCCCAGAGCGGATACCGCAGACCATAGCAAGGGGCGACAACTACATTTGCCAGGTATACATCGCGCGGCCGATGCTGCTAAATGGCAGGAAATTTGATTTTAGGCTATACATGGTTATCACTAACATAGGGGGAGGGTTTCACGCGCTGCTCTCCACGCTGGGACTCGCCCGCGTATGCATCCACCCGTACCAGCTGCCAGACAGCAACAACTGCAATGATAAGTTCATGCACCTCACGAACTACTCGATTAACCGGCACCACGCGCGGTTCCAGAGAAGCGCCGACGTTGATGACAACGCGGGGCACAAGCGCACAATGAGGTCGGTGCTTGACACCCTCAGCACGACCCACGGCATCAATAGCAACGAAATATGGGCGAAAATGGTAACACTGAGCGAAGCGGCTGTGTCTATACTCTATCCAACTGTGCAAATAAATTCGGACCCCAGCGACGCCTACAGCTTCCAAATCATGGgcctggatgtgctcctcGACGAAGATGGTAAAATGTGGCTTTTGGAGATTAACGCTAACCCGAGCCTACAGTACATGTACCACGAGAACGACACCGTAAAATACGATGTGGTGGATCAACACGTCAAAGTGTCGCTCGTGGAGGAGTGTCTAAAGCTGGCGCACAGGCTCCGCTGCGGAAGCACAAACAAAGAAGAGATGCAAGCATGGATCGAGCTTCGCGTGCGCATACCGCCGGAAATAGGCGATGTTACTGCACTGTTCGCGGAATACAAAAGCAAGTATAAGGAGGAAGACATACAGTGTGACGATTGGTTACGCTTCTGCAAAGATAACGGTCTGGTCGCAGCCATGCAAGATTCCATTCAGAGCGAGCACGGAAACAAGGCGAGCAACGGCAAAATCGACCTGCAAGAGACAAAAAAGATCATGAAAAACATATTCCTGCGCACGCACACACGCCGAAGCTTGAACGGGTTTCCCGAGTTCCTCAGTCACATGGAAGCGATCGCGACGTTTATTTACAAGAAAATGAAATACAAAGATCCCGAGCAGCTGGTAGCGGAGGTCGAGACAGAAGTGCAATCAGCAGATTCGCAAAACCGTAGACGCGACCACCACAACATACGTCCAGCGGCTTGCCTCCGCAAACTAGTAGATCACATGCAATTCTATACCGACTTTAGAGTCTAG